TTTGCAGCACGATTTTGATAGGTTGTGTATATCCCTATAACAACAGCAATGAGAATGACAGCTATAACAGATGCGCCTATAATTATTCTTTTACGTCTCTCCCTTTCCCTAAGCCTTCCCAATCTTGAAGGTTTTCTGGGAGGTGAAGCTCCTGGGACAGGAGCAGCAGGAGTTGTTTTCTCTTCTTTCTCCTCAACAGAAACTCTACCCAACTCCCTCAAGCGCCTTATTTTTTCTTCAATATCCTCCGCCACGGCCAGCACCACCGGATAATATTTAACTTCTCTTAAACTGATAGTCCTAAGTGTGAATATTCCAGTTAGGTATTTTAGGCTTTACTCCTTATTTACTTTTTGGTGGTGGAAGGTGGAAAAGCTAATAATAAAAGCCGTGGAGATTAAAGGAAAGTGTCCGGTATTTAAGGTTGGGGATGAGGTAGTTATAGAAGGACCAAAAGTCAACTTAAAAGAGACTGATGCAATCTGCACCCATGCATTTGCCTCTTTCCTTCCTTACATAGTGGCACTGCGAAAAGGAATTAAGGCTTCAGAGATAGGACTTGGGAAAGGGGAAAAAGCCTATGTGCAGTGCCTCGACCCCGGGCCTCCATACACGGATGGAGGAACGGTAATATTTGAAATAACGGTGATAAAAGATGAAGCAGAAGAAAGCATGGAGAATAGTGAGAGAAGCTATTAAAGAGGGGGACATTATAATAGAGGTAGTCGATGCAAGAGACCCAATTGGAACAAGAAACCCGAAAGTAGAACGGCTCGTCCAAGAGGAAGGAAAAAGGCTTCTCATAGTAATGAACAAAGCCGATTTAGTCCCAAAGGAGTGGGCCGAGGAGTACAAGAGGAAACATAAGGATGTTCCAATAGTGTTCATCAGTGCAAGGGAGAGAAAGGGAACTGGGATTTTAAGGAAGGAGATAAAGAAACTCGCAAAGGAACTCTTTGAAGAAGGCAAAGAGAAAGTGAAGGTTGTCTTAGTGGGTTACCCTAACGTTGGGAAGAGCACAATAATAAACGTGCTGAAAGGTAAACATGCTGTTGGAACGGCACCAATACCGGGCTATACAAAAGGAAAGCAACTTATTAAGCTTTCAAAAAAGATATGGTTAGTTGATTCCCCGGGAGTTGTTCCGATAGATGATTTTGACGAGCTCGTTATTAGAGGAGGCTTTCCGGCGGATAAGATTGAAGACCCCGTTAAACCGGCATTAAAACTTATAAAAAGAATTTTAGAAACCAGAAAGGAAGCAATTACCGAAAAGTACGGGATAGAGGAGTTTGAAAATGAGGAGCAAATTCTTGAAGCCATCGGCAGAAAGAAAGGCCTTTTAGAGAGGGGAGGTAAAATCAATCTGGAAGAGGCCGCTCGTTATCTCCTGAGAGAATGGCAAACAGGTAGATTCACCCTTTTTGGAAGAGAGGAGGAGAAAAAAGAGTTTTTCATTCGGGATTTCGAAGAAATTCTCGACGAAATCGAGAAGGATCACCTCTTAGACCCCAGAAGAATACTCTGGAAGTATGGAGAAAGGCTAACCCTTGATAACAAGAAGAGGGTCGGATTTAGAGAGATTGAGGGGTTTACAGTAGGAATAGCAACAGGATTTAAAAAGTGCGACTCTGCAATAAAATTCCTTGAAGAAATAACCAAAAAGAAGGTTATCGCAAGCGAGTGCTTTGGAGGAAAATGGAAGGGCGTAATAGCAATCATGGAGTGATTGGGATGAAGTTTATATTAACAACCTCACAGGGGATTGAAGATTTAGCGAAGAGAGAAGTTGAGATGCTCATTGAAAAAGCCGGACTAAAGGGAAAAGCAGAAGAGAAGCCCTTTGGAGTTGAGGGAAGAATAATGGCAGAGATTGAGAAAGGGGGTTATTTTGATGAAAAAGGAAAGAAGAGGGAGTTTGAAATAGCCTCCTTTTTGAAGGAAAACTCCAAGCTTCTTCACAGGGTTATTCTCCACATATTTTCAGCAAAGCTTACCAGCTTAGAAAAAGAAAATGCCCTTAAGGAGATTTACGATTTTGTGTTTAACTCCCCTATCGAAAGATATGTAAAGGTAAGCGAAAGTTTTGCCGTAAGATCTTTTAGAAAGGGAGAACATGAATTCACAAGCGTTGATATCGCAAAAACCGTCGGAAGTGCCATCTACGATAAACTTTCACAGTTTGGAATGCCGAAAGTGAACCTCGACCACCCGGCGGTCATCTTCCGGGCAGAGCTCATCGGCGATGTCTTCTTCCTTGGGGTAGACACCACCGGCGACAGCTCGCTTCACAAAAGGCCTTGGCGTGTTTACGACCATCCGGCCCATCTAAAGGCAAGTATAGCAAACGCGATGATAGAGCTTGCAGAGCTTGATGGCGGAAGTGTTGTAGACCCGATGTGTGGAAGCGGGACAATCTTAATCGAGCTCGCTTTGAGAGAGTACAAGGGAAGAATCACCGGTATTGAGAAGTATAAAAAGCATTTAAACGGTGCGAAAATGAACGCCTTAGCAGCTGGAGTATACGATAGGATTGAGTTTATTCATGGAGATGCCATGAAACTCTCTCAATACATCGAAAGTGTTGATTTTGCCATAAGCAACCTCCCCTACGGGCTGAAGATAGGAAGAAAAAGCATGATACCAGAGCTTTATATGAAGTTTTTTAGTGAGCTCTCAAAAGTCCTTGAAAAGAGGGGAGTTTTCATAACAACCGAAAAAAAGGCGATAGAGAAGGCATTTGGGGAAAATGGATTTACAATTACCCATCACCGTTTAGTTGGGCACGGTGGTCTGATAGTTCACCTATATGTTATTAAGTAAATAAAAATCAGCAAAGAATTGAGCGCTCAGAAAGCACTTCCTCCTTCAAAACCCCAATTCCCTCTATCCAAGCCTCAACAACGTCACCATGCCTCAGAGGTCCAACGCCTTCGGGGGTTCCAGTCGCTATTATGTCGCCCGGTTCGAGGGTCATTATGCCAGAGACATACTCTATTATCTCATCTACCTTGAATATCATCTTGCTCGTCCTTGAGAGCTGCCTTATTTCGCCGTTAACTTTTAGACCAATTTCAAGGTCGTCAACGTTTATTTCCCTCCTATCAACTATTCTCGGCCCTATAGGAGCAAATGTATCAAATCCCTTCGCCACAGTCCATGGAAGGCCTTTTTTCTTCGCCTCCCATTGGAGATCCCTGGCGGTTATGTCGAGCATTATGGTGTAGCCCATGACGTAGTCC
The Thermococcus sp. 2319x1 DNA segment above includes these coding regions:
- a CDS encoding TIGR04076 family protein, translated to MEKLIIKAVEIKGKCPVFKVGDEVVIEGPKVNLKETDAICTHAFASFLPYIVALRKGIKASEIGLGKGEKAYVQCLDPGPPYTDGGTVIFEITVIKDEAEESMENSERSY
- a CDS encoding GTPase; the encoded protein is MKQKKAWRIVREAIKEGDIIIEVVDARDPIGTRNPKVERLVQEEGKRLLIVMNKADLVPKEWAEEYKRKHKDVPIVFISARERKGTGILRKEIKKLAKELFEEGKEKVKVVLVGYPNVGKSTIINVLKGKHAVGTAPIPGYTKGKQLIKLSKKIWLVDSPGVVPIDDFDELVIRGGFPADKIEDPVKPALKLIKRILETRKEAITEKYGIEEFENEEQILEAIGRKKGLLERGGKINLEEAARYLLREWQTGRFTLFGREEEKKEFFIRDFEEILDEIEKDHLLDPRRILWKYGERLTLDNKKRVGFREIEGFTVGIATGFKKCDSAIKFLEEITKKKVIASECFGGKWKGVIAIME
- the trm14 gene encoding tRNA (guanine(6)-N2)-methyltransferase; amino-acid sequence: MKFILTTSQGIEDLAKREVEMLIEKAGLKGKAEEKPFGVEGRIMAEIEKGGYFDEKGKKREFEIASFLKENSKLLHRVILHIFSAKLTSLEKENALKEIYDFVFNSPIERYVKVSESFAVRSFRKGEHEFTSVDIAKTVGSAIYDKLSQFGMPKVNLDHPAVIFRAELIGDVFFLGVDTTGDSSLHKRPWRVYDHPAHLKASIANAMIELAELDGGSVVDPMCGSGTILIELALREYKGRITGIEKYKKHLNGAKMNALAAGVYDRIEFIHGDAMKLSQYIESVDFAISNLPYGLKIGRKSMIPELYMKFFSELSKVLEKRGVFITTEKKAIEKAFGENGFTITHHRLVGHGGLIVHLYVIK
- a CDS encoding fumarylacetoacetate hydrolase family protein produces the protein MIRLPFRDGFYEVKPSKIICLGRNYAEHARELGHEVPEEPVIFLKPPSALIGPNQTIILPRKSNHVDHEVELAVIIGKRAKRVSREEAMDYVMGYTIMLDITARDLQWEAKKKGLPWTVAKGFDTFAPIGPRIVDRREINVDDLEIGLKVNGEIRQLSRTSKMIFKVDEIIEYVSGIMTLEPGDIIATGTPEGVGPLRHGDVVEAWIEGIGVLKEEVLSERSILC